Proteins co-encoded in one Sparus aurata chromosome 18, fSpaAur1.1, whole genome shotgun sequence genomic window:
- the LOC115568729 gene encoding uncharacterized protein LOC115568729, with translation MIGRLAALILLCSLSHNIDVPPQIPLTVAELGDNLTLTCPVTGSESSLFYWYKMKFGFMVQTVAAGSSYKILPQGQFVNSRFTITKDDSLYFLHITNVTKEDEATYFCQSGAAYVMRFTNGTVLAVNDPKNNQKSISVQQSPVTALVEPGALLNLQCSLLSKKKENSVQCPGEHSVYWFRAGSGGSHPNIIYPQRNSSCDREDRSCVYRLSKTIESSADNGTYYCAVVTCGEILFGEGTKVEIRQDVCPLVIALGTLSACCVIVAVVVIISRSHKPVCKRCKASNRAERDRTPQDHPNNVDGEAVALNYVALDFPSRKRERWMNTRDSSMDCVYAGMSDCQ, from the exons ATGATCGGACGACTGGCTGCTTTGATTCTGCTCTGTTCTCTGT cTCACAACATAGATGTTCCTCCTCAGATCCCTCTGACTGTGGCTGAACTCGGTGATAATCTGACTCTCACATGTCCAGTTACTGGGAGTGAATCTTCACTGTTTTATTGGTATAAAATGAAGTTTGGATTTATGGTCCAAACTGTTGCAGCAGGAAGTTCATACAAAATATTACCTCAAGGACAATTTGTGAACTCAAGATTCACAATCACCAAAGATGATTCTCTGTATTTTCTTCACATCACAAATGTGACCAAAGAAGATGAAGCAACATACTTCTGTCAGTCAGGAGCAGCCTACGTAATGAGATTCACAAATGGCACAGTTCTGGCTGTGAATG ACCCTAAAAACAATCAGAAATCTATCTCTGTGCAACAAAGTCCGGTGACAGCGTTGGTCGAGCCGGGCGCCTTGCTTAATCTCCAGTGTTCACTTCTCTCCAAGAAGAAAGAGAACAGCGTCCAGTGTCCAGGTGAACACAGTGTGTACTGGTTCAGAGCGGGATCAGGAGGATCTCATCCAAACATCATTTACCCTCaaagaaacagcagctgtgaccGAGAGGACAGGAGCTGCGTCTACAGACTGTCCAAAACTATTGAGAGCAGCGCTGATAATGGGacctactactgtgctgtggtCACATGTGGAGAGATCCTGTTTGGTGAAGGAACCAAAGTGGAGATAA GACAAGACGTTTGCCCACTTGTCATTGCACTCGGGACACTGTCGGCCTGCTGTGTGATTGTGGCTGTTGTTGTAATTATCTCCAGAAGTCATAAACCAGTTTGTAAACGCTGTAAAG CTTCCAATCGTGCTGAACGTGACCGAACACCTCAGGATCATCCAAACAATGTG GATGGTGAAGCGGTGGCACTGAACTATGTAGCGCTGGATTTCCCgtcaagaaagagagagagatggatgaaCACCAGGGACTCGTCAATGGACTGCGTGTACGCTGGTATGAGCGACTGTCAGTGA
- the LOC115568660 gene encoding immunoglobulin superfamily member 3-like, with product MLHIEQVNTHALVPVTTVKLGEPVTFKCVLPFDELSSKPLYWFKQSVGDDLKLIVTFRKHINPVYRPEFSDSRLDLKVEKNISKLTILRTIEKDEGMYHCAVIEWTEIFWSGTYLSLKGNTQRTSNYTVVQQPTASDPVRPGDLKTLQCSVLSDSETKTCPGDHSVFWFRVGSDKSHPNILYTDGNRRDECEDRSDTQKSCVQHFSKNISSSDAGTYYCAVATCGEILFGNGAKVEIERRMSPELIALVMAIICLVISLIGNIVFICRRTSRSICEQGKGIEGKHSQARHDNSSQPVRDIMEGGDDLNYAALHLTGRKASRGRKKKELKTEESVYSQVRS from the exons ATGCTCCACATAGAGCAGGTCAACACCC ATGCTCTGgttccagtgaccacagttAAACTTggtgaacctgtgaccttcaAATGTGTTCTGCCTTTCGATGAGTTGAGCAGTAAACCTCTTTACTGGTTCAAGCAGAGTGTCGGAGATGACCTGAAATTAATCGTAACATTTAGGAAACATATAAACCCTGTGTACAGACCAGAGTTTTCTGACTCTAGACTGGATCTGAAAGTTGAGAAGAATATTAGTAAGCTGACCATTTTGAGAACAATTGAAAAAGACGAGGGAATGTATCACTGTGCAGTCATAGAGTGGACTGAGATTTTCTGGAGTGGAACCTATTTGTCATTAAAAG GAAACACTCAGAGGACATCGAACTacactgttgttcagcagccgaCAGCCTCTGATCCAGTCCGTCCAGGAGACTTGAAGACTCTCCAGTGTTcagtcctctctgactctgagaCTAAAACATGTCCAGGAGATCACAGTGTGTTCTGGTTCAGAGTCGGATCAGATAAATCTCATCCAAATATCCTctacactgatggaaacagacGTGATGAATGTGAAGACAGATCTGACACTCAGAAAAGCTGCGTTCAACACTTCTCTAAGAACATCAGCTCCTCTGATGCTGGAActtactactgtgctgtggccACATGTGGAGAGATACTGTTTGGAAATGGGGCTAAAGTGGAAATCG AGCGAAGAATGAGTCCTGAATTAATTGCTCTGGTGATGGCAATAATCTGCTTGgtcatttctctgattggaaatattgttttcatctgtcgcCGAACTTCGAGATCAATATGTGAACAAGGTAAAG GAATAGAAGGCAAACATTCACAAGCAAGACATGACAACTCGAGCCAACCAGTACGTGATATT ATGGAAGGTGGAGATGATCTGAACTATGCTGCGTTGCACTTAACTGGACGGAAAGCTTCAAGAGGACGTAAGaagaaagagttgaagactgaAGAAAGTGTGTATTCTCAAGTTAGAAGCTGA
- the LOC115568659 gene encoding uncharacterized protein LOC115568659 produces MIVFCVTLLLLHQGHALVSVTTVKLGEPVTFTCVLPLDELSSEPLCWFKQSVGDDLKLIVTFVKHSKPVFGPEFSDSRLDLKVEKNISNLTILRTTEEDEGMYHCAVIDWYDAFWSGTYLSLKGNTQRTSNYTVVQQPTASDPVRPGDLKTLQCSVLSDSETKTCPGDHSVFWFRVGSDKSHPNILYTDGNRRDECEDRSDTQKSCVHHFSKNISSSDSGTYYCAVATCGEILFGNGAKVEIEGRMSPELIALVMAIIFLVISLIGNIVFICRRTSRTICEQVKGIEGIPSQARNDNSSQPVRDIVEGGDDLNYAALHLTGQKASRGRKKKELKTEECVYSQVRC; encoded by the exons ATGATCGTGTTCTGCGTTACactgcttctccttcatcaaGGAC atGCTCTGGTTTCAGTGACCACAGTTAAACTTggtgaacctgtgaccttcacATGTGTTCTGCCTTTAGATGAGTTGAGCAGTGAACCTCTTTGCTGGTTCAAGCAGAGTGTCGGAGATGATCTGAAATTAATTGTAACATTTGTGAAACATTCAAAACCTGTGTTCGGACCAGAGTTTTCTGACTCCAGATTGGATCTGAAAGTTGAGAAGAATATTAGTAATCTGACCATTTTgagaacaactgaagaagacgaGGGAATGTATCACTGTGCAGTCATAGACTGGTATGACGCTTTTTGGAGTGGAACCTATTTGTCATTAAAAG gaaacactcagaGGACATCGAACTacactgttgttcagcagccgaCAGCCTCTGATCCAGTCCGTCCAGGAGACTTGAAGACTCTCCAGTGTTcagtcctctctgactctgagaCTAAAACATGTCCAGGAGATCACAGTGTGTTCTGGTTCAGAGTCGGATCAGATAAATCTCATCCAAACATCCTctacactgatggaaacagacGTGATGAATGTGAAGACAGATCTGACACTCAGAAAAGCTGCGTTCATCACTTCTCTAAGAACATTAGCTCCTCTGATTCTGGAActtactactgtgctgtggccACATGTGGAGAGATACTGTTTGGAAATGGAGCTAAAGTTGAAATCG AGGGAAGAATGAGTCCTGAATTAATTGCTCTGGTGATGGCAATAATCTTCTTGgtcatttctctgattggaaatattgttttcatctgtcgcCGAACTTCAAGAACAATATGTGAACAAGTTAAAG GAATAGAAGGCATACCTTCACAAGCAAGAAATGACAACTCGAGCCAACCAGTACGTGATATT GTGGAAGGTGGAGATGATCTGAACTATGCTGCGTTGCACTTGACTGGACAGAAAGCTTCAAGAGGACGCAAGaagaaagagttgaagactgaAGAATGTGTGTATTCTCAAGTtagatgctga
- the LOC115568658 gene encoding uncharacterized protein LOC115568658: MNGPTVKLGAGPPPARMGDRMDLYQGQGDCVGPLAQWPNLPGSRTNDPGIWARDQQEGYSLIPVTTVQLGESATFTCVLPDELNQRQFHWYKQSVGDNLELVVSHRKKTNPVFGPEYSASRVDLKVHMSISYLTIFKTTEEDEGIYHCAVKDWAKITWSGTYLSLKGNTQRTSNYTVVQQPTVSDPVRPGDLKTLQCSVLSDSETKTCPGDYSVFWFRVGSDKSHPNILYTDGNRRDECEDRSDTQKSCVHHFSKKVSSSDDGTYYCAVATCGEILFGNGAKVEIERRMSPELIALVMAIICLVISLIGNIVFICRRTSSSICEQCKGRESVSSPAGPDSSSQTAHDFTDGGHDLNYAALDFAGRKATRGRKKKELKTEESVYSQIKVC; the protein is encoded by the exons ATGAATGGCCCCACTGTAAAACTTGGTGCCGGACCTCCTCCGGCACGAATGGGCGATCGAATGGACCTGTACCAGGGTCAGGGTGACTGCGTTGGGCCTCTCGCACAATGGCCTAATCTCCCAGGTAGCAGGACCAATGATCCAGGGATATGGGCTCGGGaccagcaggag GGAT ATTCGCTGATTCCAGTCACCACAGTTCAACTCGGTGAGTCTGCAACCTTCACGTGTGTTTTGCCTGACGAGTTGAACCAAAGACAATTTCACTGGTACAAGCAGAGTGTCGGAGACAATCTGGAGCTAGTTGTGTCACAtcggaaaaaaacaaaccctgtgTTCGGACCGGAGTATTCTGCCTCCAGGGTGGATCTAAAAGTTCATATGAGCATCAGCTATCTGACCATTTTTAAGACAACTGAAGAAGACGAGGGAATTTATCACTGTGCAGTCAAGGACTGGGCAAAGATCACTTGGAGTGGAACCTATTTGTCATTGAAAG GAAACACTCAGAGGACATCGAACTacactgttgttcagcagccgaCAGTCTCTGATCCAGTCCGTCCAGGAGACTTGAAGACTCTCCAGTGTTcagtcctctctgactctgagaCTAAAACATGTCCAGGAGATTACAGTGTGTTCTGGTTCAGAGTCGGATCAGATAAATCTCATCCGAACATCCTctacactgatggaaacagacGTGATGAATGTGAAGACAGATCTGACACTCAGAAAAGCTGCGTTCATCACTTCTCTAAGAAGGTCAGCTCCTCTGATGATGGAActtactactgtgctgtggccACATGTGGAGAGATACTGTTTGGAAATGGAGCTAAAGTGGAAATCG AGCGAAGAATGAGTCCTGAATTAATTGCTCTGGTGATGGCAATAATCTGCTTGGTGATTTCTCTGATtggaaatattgttttcatctgtcgcCGAACTTCAAGTTCAATATGTGAACAATGTAAAG gAAGAGAAAGCGTCTCTTCACCAGCAGGACCCGACAGCTCGAGCCAGACAGCACATGATTTT ACTGATGGTGGACATGATCTGAACTACGCTGCGCTGGATTTCGCTGGAAGGAAAGCTACAAggggaagaaagaagaaagagttgaagactgaAGAAAGTGTGTATTCTCAGATTAAAGTGTGTTGA